A region of uncultured Draconibacterium sp. DNA encodes the following proteins:
- a CDS encoding four helix bundle protein, whose protein sequence is MHQFKELKVWQKGRVLVKEIYQATHTFPKDELFGIVSQMRRAAVSIPANIAEGCGRNSDKELGRFLDIANGSAFELETLVILSLDLEYLSQNKFEEFDAKLNEVQKMIFGLKQSLKIHD, encoded by the coding sequence ATGCATCAGTTTAAAGAATTGAAAGTTTGGCAAAAAGGAAGAGTTCTTGTAAAAGAAATTTACCAGGCAACTCACACATTTCCAAAAGATGAGCTTTTCGGTATCGTTTCACAAATGAGAAGGGCTGCTGTTTCAATTCCTGCAAACATTGCTGAAGGTTGTGGAAGAAATAGCGACAAGGAATTGGGCCGTTTCTTAGACATTGCCAATGGTAGTGCATTTGAACTGGAAACTTTAGTGATTTTAAGTCTTGATTTAGAGTATCTTTCTCAAAACAAATTCGAAGAGTTTGATGCAAAACTTAATGAAGTCCAAAAGATGATTTTTGGTTTAAAGCAATCATTAAAAATTCACGATTAA